From Ficedula albicollis isolate OC2 chromosome 5, FicAlb1.5, whole genome shotgun sequence, one genomic window encodes:
- the TMED8 gene encoding protein TMED8: protein MQNEDSAQKTEIADQLVDSLESSTSQSGRSQAWAHLSTSTTEHLKEEIGTLGDQKVAELEEKLPDQIRSLKKEAIPITSYHVPQGVGDIVMIQSDHTGAVDILSADLETADLLGEQRKAQPPPLAAPTVWTTEKMKEFKAKMGKEKNGRMVVKRGEVVTVRVPTHPEGKCICWEFATDDYDIGFGVYFDWTTVTSTAITVQVSESSDEEDEEEDEEIEGLSPVGDVERGSKSSLRNRYGEIMPVYRRNSHREVQAGSHEYPGEGVYLLKFDNSYSLLRNKTLFFHVYYTS from the exons ATGC AAAATGAAGACTCAGCCCAAAAGACAGAGATTGCAGATCAGCTAGTAGATTCTTTGGAGTCCAGTACTTCGCAGAGCGG AAGGTCACAGGCttgggcacacctgagcacaaGCACGACAGAGCATTTGAAGGAAGAAATTGGCACTCTGGGGGACCAGAAAGTGGCTGAACTAGAAGAGAAGCTGCCTGACCAAATCCGATCTCTCAAAAAG GAAGCCATTCCAATTACCAGCTACCATGTACCTCAGGGAGTAGGGGACATAGTCATGATTCAGTCAGATCACACTGGTGCTGTGGATATCCTTTCGGCTGATTTGGAGACTGCAGACCTCCTTGGGGAGCAGAGAAAAG ctcagcctcctcctctggcTGCACCCACCGTGTGGACCACTGAGAAGATGAAGGAATTCAAAGCTAagatgggaaaggagaagaatgGCAGGATGGTGGTGAAGCGAGGCGAGGTGGTGACAGTCCGTGTGCCAACCCATCCTGAGGGGAAATGCATTTGCTGGGAGTTTGCTACAGATGACTATGACATTGGGTTTGGAGTCTATTTCGACTGGACCACAGTTACTAGCACTGCCATTACTGTTCAGGTCAGTGAATCCAGtgatgaggaggatgaagaggaggacGAGGAAATTGAAG GCCTGTCCCCTGTGGGTGATGTGGAGCGGGGTTCCAAGAGCTCCCTGCGGAACCGCTACGGAGAGATCATGCCTGTGTACCGGAGGAACAGCCACCGGGAGGTGCAGGCGGGCAGCCACGAGTACCCGGGCGAGGGCGTCTACCTGCTGAAATTTGATAACTCCTACTCTCTGCTCCGCAACAAGACTCTGTTCTTTCACGTCTACTACACTAGCTGA
- the SAMD15 gene encoding sterile alpha motif domain-containing protein 15 isoform X2, producing MEPRPGPSGPGVAEGPQLEPQGAGGPRSVCPFLTWSAEEVAEWVAQLGFPQYEEISRHVRELLGIEEPLFSRSIALPYRDNMGLFLERKAPTGKKADALTFSQFVQKAGLEPYTTVPSLQGSQTMVGVDALPGHRDMQRQN from the exons ATGGAGCCGCGCCCGGGTCCCTCGGGGCCTGGAGTGGCTGAAGGGCCGCAGCTTGAGCCCCAGGGCGCGGGGGGACCGCGGTCCGTCTGCCCCTTCCTGACCTGGAGCGCCGAGGAAGTGGCTGAGTGGGTGGCGCAGCTCGGCTTCCCCCAGTACGAG gaaatttCACGACACGTGCGAGAGCTGCTGGGGATTGAGGAGCCTCTCTTCAGCAGATCCATTGCCCTCCCATACAGAGACAACATGGGTCTCTTCCTAGAGAGAAAGGCACCAACAGGAAAGAAGGCAGATGCCCTCACTTTCTCACAGTTTGTCCAAAAAGCAGGACTGGAGCCCTATACTACAGTTCCTTCTTTGCAAGGATCCCAGACCATGGTGGGAGTGGATGCTCTCcctggacacagggacatgcaGAGGCAGAATTAG
- the SAMD15 gene encoding sterile alpha motif domain-containing protein 15 isoform X3, with protein MEPRPGPSGPGVAEGPQLEPQGAGGPRSVCPFLTWSAEEVAEWVAQLGFPQYEQCFRANGISGRRLIQANCSNLPAMGVTDFGHMQWKSQRNCIYKAK; from the exons ATGGAGCCGCGCCCGGGTCCCTCGGGGCCTGGAGTGGCTGAAGGGCCGCAGCTTGAGCCCCAGGGCGCGGGGGGACCGCGGTCCGTCTGCCCCTTCCTGACCTGGAGCGCCGAGGAAGTGGCTGAGTGGGTGGCGCAGCTCGGCTTCCCCCAGTACGAG CAATGCTTCAGGGCCAACGGCATCAGCGGCCGCCGCCTCATCCAGGCCAACTGCTCCAACCTGCCCGCCATGGGCGTCACGGACTTCGGCCACATGCAG TGGAAATCACAGAGGAACTGCATTTACAAAGCCAAATAA
- the SAMD15 gene encoding sterile alpha motif domain-containing protein 15 isoform X1, which produces MEPRPGPSGPGVAEGPQLEPQGAGGPRSVCPFLTWSAEEVAEWVAQLGFPQYEQCFRANGISGRRLIQANCSNLPAMGVTDFGHMQEISRHVRELLGIEEPLFSRSIALPYRDNMGLFLERKAPTGKKADALTFSQFVQKAGLEPYTTVPSLQGSQTMVGVDALPGHRDMQRQN; this is translated from the exons ATGGAGCCGCGCCCGGGTCCCTCGGGGCCTGGAGTGGCTGAAGGGCCGCAGCTTGAGCCCCAGGGCGCGGGGGGACCGCGGTCCGTCTGCCCCTTCCTGACCTGGAGCGCCGAGGAAGTGGCTGAGTGGGTGGCGCAGCTCGGCTTCCCCCAGTACGAG CAATGCTTCAGGGCCAACGGCATCAGCGGCCGCCGCCTCATCCAGGCCAACTGCTCCAACCTGCCCGCCATGGGCGTCACGGACTTCGGCCACATGCAG gaaatttCACGACACGTGCGAGAGCTGCTGGGGATTGAGGAGCCTCTCTTCAGCAGATCCATTGCCCTCCCATACAGAGACAACATGGGTCTCTTCCTAGAGAGAAAGGCACCAACAGGAAAGAAGGCAGATGCCCTCACTTTCTCACAGTTTGTCCAAAAAGCAGGACTGGAGCCCTATACTACAGTTCCTTCTTTGCAAGGATCCCAGACCATGGTGGGAGTGGATGCTCTCcctggacacagggacatgcaGAGGCAGAATTAG
- the VIPAS39 gene encoding spermatogenesis-defective protein 39 homolog, translating into MSRVRADEEEYWHSSKFRAFTFDDEDDELSQLKESKRAVNSLRDIVDDDDDDLERVSWSGEPVGSISWSIKETASGSTSSLDGRDSSLQKGSSSYAALPKQASSYSLSSLFKGRNKLSSFQSLSDALTDTGVKNYAPELRRPKAEYKDYSSDWSPKDTVRRMQRGKVCSLERFRSLQDKLVLLDEAVAGHDGNVITAVLIFLKRTLRREILFRELEVRQVALCHLIHFLRETGEQKFLLDLLRFLDRTEEVALSQYREHLNIQDVEKRREFLKGCIGLPFSAEDTSHIQDHYTLLERQIIIEANDRHLEMAGQSELFRKYPRKASILNMPLVTTLFYSCFYHYTEAEGMFSSPTNLKKTFKIPDKQYVLTALAARAKLRAWGDVDALLTTKNWLGYTKKKAPIGFHRVVEILQRNNAPVQVLQEYVRLVEDVETRLNLATKYKCHDVVIETYRDLKDRVQLTAYKSKVERGSAEEEKIQNILSNMQIRWKN; encoded by the exons ATGAGCAGGGTGCGGGCGGACGAGGAGGAGTACTGGCACAGCTCCAAGTTCCGGGCCTTCACCTTCGACGACGAGGATGACGAGCTCTCGCAG CTAAAGGAATCCAAACGGGCAGTGAACAGCCTTCGGGATATTGtcgatgatgatgatgatgaccTCGAGAGGGTCAGCTGGAGTGGAGAACCTGTGGGAA GTATCTCCTGGTCAATCAAAGAGACAGCCtctggcagcaccagctccctggATGGCCGAGACTCCAGCCTACAGAAGGGCTCTTCCTCCTATGCTGCACTTCCCAAACAAGCTTCTTCCTACTCCCTAAGCAGCCTGTTCAAAG gacGAAACAAACTCTCAAGTTTCCAGTCCCTTTCAGATG ccctCACTGACACAGGAGTTAAGAACTATGCCCCCGAGCTGCGCAGACCGAAAGCTGAGTACAAG GATTACAGCAGTGACTGGAGCCCAAAAGATACGGTCAGGCGAATGCAGAGGGGCAAG GTCTGCTCTCTAGAGAGATTTCGGTCCCTGCAGGACAAGCTGGTGCTCTTGGATGAAGCTGTGGCAGGGCATGATGGGAATGTCATTACAGCT GTCCTGATATTCCTGAAACGGACACTAAGGAGAG AGATCTTGTTTCGGGAGCTGGAGGTGCGGCAGGTGGCCTTGTGCCATCTGATCCATTTCCTCAGAGAGACGGGTGAGCAGAAATTCCTTCTGGATCTGCTCAG GTTTTTAGACAGGACTGAGGAAGTTGCT ctgTCTCAATACCGGGAGCATTTGAACATCCAGGACGTagaaaaaaggagggaattTCTCAAAGGTTGCATTGg GCTGCCATTTTCAGCTGAGGATACCTCCCACATCCAAGACCATTATACCTTGTTGGAGCGACAGATCATCATTGAG GCTAATGACCGACACTTGGAGATGGCTGGGCAGTCAGAGCTATTTCGGAAATATCCTCGCAAGGCTTCAATTCTCAACATGCCACTAGTGACCACCCTCTTCTACTCCTGCTTCTACCACTACACTGAGGCTGAG GGTATGTTCAGCAGCCCCACCAAcctgaagaaaacatttaag ATTCCTGATAAGCAGTATGTGCTGACTGCCCTGGCTGCCCGTGCCAAGCTGCGGGCCTGGGGTGATGTGGATGCCCTCCTCACCACCAAG AACTGGCTGGGTTACACCAAGAAGAAGGCACCTATTGGCTTCCACCGGGTGGTAGAGATCTTGCAGAGGAACAAtgctcctgtgcag gtgctgcaggaatATGTGCGCCTGGTGGAAGATGTGGAGACCCGGCTGAACCTCGCTACCAAATACAAGTGCCATGATGTTGTTATAGAG ACCTACCGGGATCTAAAGGATCGTGTCCAGCTGACAGCATATAAAAGCAAGGTGGAGCGGGGCTCTGCAGAAGAAGAGAAGATACAGAACATTCTCAGCAACATG CAAATCCGGTGGAAGAACTGA
- the AHSA1 gene encoding activator of 90 kDa heat shock protein ATPase homolog 1 → MAKWGEGDPRWIVEQRADATNVNNWHWTERDASNWSTERLKALLLPVRVEGEEGACEVTEVSKLDGEASINNRKGKLIFFYEWAIKLAWTGTSKTGVKYKGYVEIPNLSDENDIDEVEILVSLAKDEPDTNLKTLMKQEGAKKIRDAIKTYISTLKTEFTQGMILPTVNGEHMETAPQVAPKAEDRKTAAKSSTATSQPKSVGVKIPTCKISLKDTFLTSPEELYRVFVTQEMVQAFTHAQATLEADKGGKFQLLDGSVTGEFVDLVPEKQLVMKWRFKSWPAGHFATITLNFNDKGGETEVCLEGKGIPASEEERTKQGWQRYYFEGIKQTFGYGARLF, encoded by the exons ATGGCCAAGTGGGGGGAGGGAGACCCGCGCTGGATCGTGGAGCAGCGGGCGGACGCCACCAACGTCAACAACTGGCACTG GACGGAGAGGGATGCTTCCAACTGGTCCACGGAGAGGCTgaaagctctgctcctgcctgtcaGGGTGGAGGGTGAGGAAGGGGCGTGTGAGGTGACAGAAGTGAGCAAACTGGATGGAGAGGCCTCCATTAACAACCGCAAAGGGAAACTTATCTTCTTCTATGAGTGGGCTATCAAGCTAGCGTGGACTG GAACCTCAAAGACAGGAGTGAAGTACAAAGGTTACGTGGAGATTCCTAATCTCTCGGATGAAAATGACATTGATGAAGTTGAG ATCCTTGTCAGCCTTGCTAAAGATGAGCCTGACACTAACTTGAAGACCCTGATGAAGCAAGAGGGTGCAAAGAAAATTAGAGATGCAATAAAAACTTACATCAGCACTCTCAAAACGG AATTCACCCAGGGCATGATTTTGCCCACAGTGAATGGTGAACATATGGAAACAGCACCTCAGGTGGCTCCTAAAGCAGAAGACCGCAAG ACGGCTGCCAAGAGCAGTACTGCCACATCGCAGCCCAAATCCGTAGGAGTCAAGATCCCTACCTGTAAGATCAGCTTGAAGGACACCTTCCTAACATCTCCTGAGGAGCTCTACCGGGTATTCGTGACTCAGGAG ATGGTCCAAGCTTTCACCCACGCACAAGCCACCTTGGAGGCTGATAAAGGAGGCAAATTTCAGTTGCTGGATGGCAGTGTCACAGGAGAGTTTGTTGACCTA GTTCCTGAGAAGCAACTTGTTATGAAATGGAGATTTAAATCTTGGCCAGCTG GGCACTTTGCAACCATTACCTTGAACTTCAATGACAAAGGTGGCGAGACAGAGGTGTGCTTGGAAGGCAAGGGCATTCCTGCCAgtgaggaagaaagaacaaagcaaGGCTGGCAGCGCTACTACTTCGAGGGCATTAAACAGACATTTGGTTATGGTGCCCGCTTGTTTTAA